A portion of the Candidatus Methylacidithermus pantelleriae genome contains these proteins:
- a CDS encoding M16 family metallopeptidase — translation MNYKTVACNGCLHVALATMPHVESVCAGLWLAVGSRHERATLSGISHFVEHLLFKGTRKRTARQISREIEGVGGYLDGFTGEEMTCCYAAAGAKHAELLLDVLFDMVDNPTFPADEIEKERGVILEEIKMYEDQPAQRAQELLNSLLWPDHPLGRPITGFPETVAQIGRKDLVAHWKKYYAQGRLYVVVAGNIDPGKVVDFVLKRASSRRKPVRRSYPVFRDRRSKPGVACLTKPVEQTHLAIGLRGVSRHDPRRLAVKLASVILGENMSSRLFQILREEHGLAYSISSGTCHFADTGALTILAGVETDRALEALQLILRVVASLGRKSPSSAELRRAKEYVIGQLYLGLESTINQMLWVGESLVGYGSVWTPAEYEKAIEAVGPEAVQNVCRYLASDRRLCVAVVGPEPPVEPIQAVASFRP, via the coding sequence GTGAACTACAAGACCGTCGCTTGCAATGGATGCCTCCACGTTGCCCTGGCCACCATGCCTCACGTGGAAAGCGTGTGCGCCGGTTTATGGCTTGCCGTGGGTAGTCGCCACGAGAGGGCAACCCTTTCGGGGATTTCCCACTTCGTGGAACACCTGCTTTTTAAAGGGACCCGAAAGCGAACCGCCAGGCAGATTTCCCGGGAAATCGAAGGTGTCGGAGGCTACCTCGACGGATTTACCGGGGAAGAGATGACGTGCTGCTACGCAGCGGCCGGCGCAAAACATGCGGAACTATTGCTCGATGTCCTTTTTGACATGGTGGACAATCCCACGTTTCCGGCCGACGAAATCGAAAAAGAGCGAGGGGTCATCCTTGAAGAAATCAAGATGTACGAGGATCAACCCGCCCAGCGGGCCCAGGAACTGCTTAACTCCCTGCTATGGCCAGACCACCCCCTGGGCCGACCCATTACGGGCTTCCCGGAGACAGTGGCCCAGATAGGGAGAAAAGACCTGGTGGCCCATTGGAAAAAGTACTACGCCCAGGGAAGGTTGTACGTCGTCGTGGCCGGCAACATCGATCCGGGGAAAGTTGTGGACTTCGTGCTCAAACGAGCCTCTTCCCGCAGAAAGCCCGTTCGGCGCAGCTATCCGGTCTTTCGCGACCGCCGCTCCAAGCCGGGTGTTGCTTGCCTTACCAAGCCCGTCGAACAAACCCACCTAGCGATAGGGCTTCGCGGGGTTTCCCGGCACGATCCCCGGAGATTGGCCGTCAAACTCGCCAGTGTCATCCTGGGAGAAAACATGAGCTCGCGGCTTTTCCAAATCCTCCGGGAGGAACACGGGCTTGCTTATTCCATCTCTTCCGGTACCTGCCACTTTGCCGATACGGGTGCGCTTACGATTCTGGCGGGGGTCGAGACGGACCGGGCGCTAGAAGCTCTCCAACTTATTTTACGCGTGGTGGCTTCCCTAGGCCGGAAATCACCGAGCTCAGCGGAGCTGCGTCGTGCCAAGGAATATGTGATCGGGCAACTGTACCTGGGCTTAGAGAGCACGATCAACCAGATGCTGTGGGTCGGAGAAAGTCTGGTGGGATACGGATCGGTTTGGACCCCCGCGGAATATGAAAAAGCGATCGAGGCCGTTGGCCCGGAAGCCGTCCAGAATGTCTGTCGATACCTAGCCTCGGATCGGCGTCTTTGTGTGGCCGTCGTGGGACCGGAGCCGCCCGTAGAACCGATCCAAGCGGTTGCCTCGTTCCGACCATGA
- a CDS encoding AbrB/MazE/SpoVT family DNA-binding domain-containing protein, whose protein sequence is MRVIGTTQLSSKGQIVIPDHIRKERGLKPGDQFVVMASGDFVFLKRLRPPSPEQLKALDNLAQSLTKEFQAGSSREEDEAESAQKASAH, encoded by the coding sequence ATGAGAGTCATTGGGACCACACAGCTATCCTCAAAGGGACAAATCGTAATACCCGATCACATCCGGAAGGAACGGGGGCTTAAGCCTGGCGACCAGTTTGTGGTCATGGCCAGCGGGGACTTTGTCTTTCTCAAACGCCTCCGCCCACCTTCGCCTGAACAACTCAAAGCTCTGGATAACCTAGCCCAGAGCCTCACCAAAGAGTTCCAGGCCGGAAGTTCGCGCGAGGAGGACGAAGCCGAGTCCGCGCAGAAGGCTTCGGCCCACTAG
- a CDS encoding anthranilate synthase component I family protein has translation MTDYVLFRSWDATGMFLEGEGAVEILAGTRENWDEIGAVLARYEPVGPKEAPLFSGGAVGYITYEGEFWFGIYPELRRVPCPGSSCRWQERKASHHHKDRRAGSWELEISPKRWITMVEQAHEYIRSGDIYQVNLSHRMHAPFSGNPYELFEELLAGDPAPGAAFFETPKLVLLSASPELFLRVEGSSIVTRPIKGTRPRGQTPEEDQRLAEELASHSKELAELIMITDLERNDLGVICQWGTVRAPKVAELESFAFVHHLVSTVEGQLRPGTSVGDILRACFPGGSVTGAPKKRAMEIIRELEQAPRGIYTGAFGMIGFQGEMVFTMGIRILVWDGTHLWLQVGSGITIDSESLAEYKETLDKARGLQEALSRWEKGKPNANTKKDLSFLRSPPTPKSRGSPAWWDYVLPKARKRTNSV, from the coding sequence ATGACCGACTATGTCCTTTTCCGCTCCTGGGACGCCACAGGGATGTTTCTCGAGGGGGAAGGTGCCGTCGAAATCCTCGCCGGAACGCGGGAAAACTGGGACGAGATCGGGGCCGTTCTGGCGCGCTATGAGCCGGTCGGTCCGAAGGAAGCTCCTTTGTTTTCGGGCGGCGCCGTCGGTTACATTACTTACGAGGGGGAATTCTGGTTTGGGATTTATCCAGAACTTCGTCGCGTCCCGTGCCCGGGGAGTTCCTGCCGGTGGCAAGAACGAAAAGCCAGCCACCACCACAAAGACCGACGGGCGGGTTCGTGGGAGCTTGAGATCTCTCCAAAGCGATGGATCACGATGGTGGAGCAGGCCCACGAGTACATCCGATCTGGAGATATTTACCAAGTCAATCTTTCCCACCGCATGCACGCGCCCTTTTCCGGCAACCCGTACGAGCTGTTCGAGGAACTTCTGGCTGGTGACCCTGCCCCCGGAGCCGCGTTCTTTGAAACACCGAAGCTTGTGCTCCTGTCGGCCTCTCCGGAGCTTTTTCTTCGGGTAGAGGGATCCTCCATCGTCACACGTCCGATTAAAGGTACCCGGCCTCGAGGACAAACCCCCGAAGAAGATCAAAGACTCGCCGAAGAACTGGCGAGCCATTCCAAAGAGCTCGCCGAGCTCATCATGATTACAGATCTGGAACGAAACGATCTGGGAGTCATCTGCCAATGGGGAACTGTCCGGGCACCCAAAGTAGCGGAGCTGGAGTCCTTTGCCTTCGTTCACCACCTAGTTTCGACTGTCGAAGGGCAACTGCGGCCGGGCACTAGCGTGGGCGACATTTTGCGCGCCTGTTTTCCCGGTGGGTCCGTAACAGGTGCCCCCAAAAAGAGAGCAATGGAGATTATCCGAGAGCTCGAACAAGCGCCCCGCGGCATCTATACGGGGGCGTTTGGGATGATCGGTTTTCAGGGCGAGATGGTCTTCACCATGGGCATCCGTATTTTGGTGTGGGATGGAACCCACCTGTGGCTGCAGGTTGGAAGCGGGATTACGATTGACTCCGAATCCCTGGCCGAATATAAGGAAACGCTCGACAAGGCACGAGGCTTACAGGAGGCATTGTCCCGCTGGGAGAAGGGTAAACCCAATGCAAACACAAAGAAGGACCTCTCTTTTTTGCGTTCCCCCCCAACCCCTAAATCGCGTGGAAGTCCCGCTTGGTGGGACTACGTTTTACCAAAGGCAAGAAAGCGAACAAACAGCGTGTGA
- the hprK gene encoding HPr(Ser) kinase/phosphatase, with amino-acid sequence MPAASHPTYRRVPEVTVGQFYEHHGRQLHLSLLAGKAGLSRTIREGSVNRPGLALAGYFKYFARHRVQVIGKAENSYIHGLPPEESRKRLSALFEKEIPCLILARSLAAPPIVLEEAEKHSIAVFRSPLQTMRLINAITICLEMDFAPQILEQGSMVDIQGVGVLIKGSSGVGKSECVLSLVERGHTLVSDDATLIRCVEGRELVATAPEQTRFHMEVRGIGIINVASVYGVRGIRLEKRLDLVVTLKEWSEGFEMDRIGLDQGHCEILKIRVPHVTIPVRPGRNLATLVEVAALDQKLRAMGYHAAMEFNERLKSLMRRRGR; translated from the coding sequence ATGCCTGCGGCTTCCCATCCAACCTACCGGCGTGTCCCTGAAGTGACCGTCGGACAGTTCTACGAGCACCACGGGCGGCAGCTTCATCTTTCCTTATTAGCGGGAAAAGCTGGTCTTTCTCGTACAATCCGCGAGGGTTCCGTAAACCGTCCCGGGCTTGCCCTTGCGGGTTACTTTAAATACTTCGCGCGTCACCGGGTTCAGGTCATTGGCAAGGCCGAAAATTCCTACATTCACGGGTTGCCTCCCGAGGAAAGCCGGAAACGTTTAAGCGCGCTTTTTGAAAAGGAAATCCCCTGCTTGATTTTGGCACGAAGTCTAGCAGCTCCCCCCATCGTTCTGGAGGAGGCAGAAAAGCATTCCATTGCCGTTTTCCGGTCGCCGCTGCAGACCATGAGACTGATTAACGCCATTACCATTTGCTTGGAGATGGATTTTGCGCCGCAAATCTTGGAACAGGGAAGCATGGTGGACATCCAAGGGGTTGGCGTGCTCATCAAAGGATCGAGCGGAGTCGGAAAAAGTGAATGCGTGCTTTCCTTGGTAGAGCGAGGGCATACCCTTGTGTCTGACGACGCAACCTTGATTCGTTGTGTGGAGGGAAGGGAGCTCGTCGCCACGGCCCCGGAGCAAACGCGCTTTCATATGGAGGTCCGTGGAATTGGTATTATCAATGTGGCCAGCGTCTATGGCGTAAGAGGAATTCGGTTGGAAAAACGATTGGATCTGGTCGTCACTCTGAAAGAATGGAGCGAGGGATTCGAAATGGATCGGATCGGGTTGGATCAGGGGCACTGCGAAATCTTGAAAATCCGGGTGCCTCATGTTACGATACCCGTGCGTCCGGGCCGCAATCTTGCTACGCTGGTTGAGGTGGCAGCGCTGGACCAGAAGCTTCGCGCCATGGGGTATCATGCCGCGATGGAGTTTAACGAACGTCTCAAGTCTCTCATGAGGCGACGCGGGCGCTAA